From one Amia ocellicauda isolate fAmiCal2 chromosome 17, fAmiCal2.hap1, whole genome shotgun sequence genomic stretch:
- the rogdi gene encoding protein rogdi homolog, with the protein MALTEPRRPAPVPDAESMSAASQAERGVLEEEFKWLLKEEVHAVLKQLQDILKEASRRFAMPMVGLEGLQKQENFILGSSTMDQVKGVLTLQGEALTQADINLKMAKSNQVLHFTFREDKQWKMQQIQDARNHVNQAVQLLNSRDESYRFKTGAEVNKLMDAVMLQLTRARNRLTTPATMTLPELASSGLMKMFTPPLPGDVLVNFYINLSKLCLTVYQLHVLQPNTNKNFKPSGSSVLHNPGAMFELNNLKFEVSHVHKVECVVPWLNDTLVFFTISLQLCQQLKDKISVFSSYWNYRPY; encoded by the exons ATGGCACTGACTGAGCCCCGGCGCCCGGCCCCGGTACCCGACGCGGAGAGCATGTCTGCGGCCAGCCAGGCGGAGAGGGGCGTCTTG GAGGAGGAGTTTAAATGGCTTCTGAAGGAGGAGGTTCACGCGGTGCTGAAGCAGCTGCAGGACATCCTGAAG GAGGCCTCCCGGCGCTTTGCGATGCCCATGGTGGGGCTGGAGGGGCTGCAGAAGCAGGAGAACTTCATCCTGGGCAGCTCCAC CATGGACCAGGTGAAGGGAGTGCTAACGCTGCAAGGGGAAGCTCTGACCCAGGCT GACATCAACCTGAAAATGGCCAAAAGTAACCAAGTCCTGCATTTTACTTTCCGGGAAGACAAGCAGTGGAAGATGCAGCAG ATCCAGGACGCCAGGAACCATGTTAACCAGGCCGTGCAGCTGCTGAACAGCAGGGACGAGAGTTACCGCTTCAAAACGGGGGCCGAGGTCAACAAA CTCATGGACGCGGTGATGCTGCAGCTGACCCGGGCGCGGAACCGCCTCACCACCCCGGCGACCATGACCCTGCCCGAGCTGGCCTCCAGCGGCCTGAtg AAGATGTTCACGCCGCCGCTGCCGGGAGACGTGTTGGTGAATTTCTACATCAACCTGAGCAAGCTGTGCCTGACGGTGTACCAGCTGCACGTCCTGCAGCCCAACACTAACAAG aaCTTTAAACCGTCGGGGAGTTCGGTGCTGCACAACCCCGGCGCCATGTT TGAACTCAATAACCTGAAGTTCGAGGTCAGCCACGTGCACAAGGTGGAGTGCGTTGTTCCCTGGCTCAACGACACCCTGGTCTTCTTCACCATCTCTCTCCAGCTGTGCCAGCAGTTAAAGGACAAG ATCTCCGTCTTCTCCAGTTACTGGAACTACAGACCCTATTAG
- the smim22 gene encoding small integral membrane protein 22 has product MQKRDIQSELQSQFNDVVSRLQSKQMFQSDWDIASFAIFFIFIGTVLLLVVLVLIRCCCCCCCDTADKPRRTKVGVDNYALEP; this is encoded by the exons ATGCAGAAGAGAGACATTCAGTCGGAGCTGCAGAGCCAGTTCAACGATGTTGTCAGCCGGCTGCAGTCCAAACAGATGTTCCAGTCGGACTGGGACATTGCTTCCTTCGCCATTTTCTTCATCTTTATCG GCACCGTTCTGCTGCTGGTCGTACTGGTTCTgatccgctgctgctgctgctgctgctgcgacACTGCCGACAAG CCTCGCCGGACCAAAGTCGGGGTGGACAACTATGCGCTGGAACCATAA